The segment AAGCGTATGCAAGACAGAGATTTATTGCGGCAGGCCGCAGCGGCCCGGATGTTATCTTATTCTCCTTATTCTGGCTATCAGGTAGGCGCAGCTCTGCTCTGTGAGGATGGTACGGTGTATACTGGCTGCAATGTGGAGAATATTTCCTACGGAGGCACTATTTGCGCTGAACGGACGGCTGTAGTAAAAGCTGTAAGTGAGGGCCGGCAAAAGCTTGTCAAAATTGCCGTTTCCGTATCCGGTGAGGAGCCAGGCATTCCGTGCGGCATATGCCTGCAATTCTTAAGCGAATTTGTGGATTCGGAATTTTGGCTGATTTGCGGCAATTGCCGGGATGAATATACCGC is part of the Acetonema longum DSM 6540 genome and harbors:
- a CDS encoding cytidine deaminase; protein product: KRMQDRDLLRQAAAARMLSYSPYSGYQVGAALLCEDGTVYTGCNVENISYGGTICAERTAVVKAVSEGRQKLVKIAVSVSGEEPGIPCGICLQFLSEFVDSEFWLICGNCRDEYTAYLFKEIMPAVFRSAAVQKVGE